The following coding sequences are from one Candidatus Neomarinimicrobiota bacterium window:
- a CDS encoding cyclic nucleotide-binding domain-containing protein: MSNFIAEQLSEHPIFKGLPFITLNDMIDCASEKIFSRGSTIFLEGEDANYFYLILSGAVDLSLHTHNKGPIAIQSLHNGDILGWSWLFSPFVWHFDALAREKTNTIRIDGKCIRKLCKDNPELGYELMNRFSKVMLDRLNATRLQLVDIYG, encoded by the coding sequence ATGTCTAATTTTATTGCTGAACAATTATCAGAGCATCCCATTTTTAAAGGACTACCATTTATAACGCTAAACGATATGATTGATTGCGCTTCAGAAAAAATATTCTCCAGGGGTAGCACAATATTTTTAGAGGGTGAAGATGCCAATTACTTCTATCTCATTTTGTCCGGTGCAGTCGATCTGTCTCTCCATACCCATAATAAAGGTCCTATAGCAATTCAATCCCTTCATAATGGAGATATCTTAGGATGGTCTTGGCTGTTTTCACCATTTGTTTGGCATTTTGATGCATTGGCTAGAGAAAAAACAAATACGATCAGAATAGATGGAAAATGCATTAGAAAACTATGTAAGGATAATCCTGAATTGGGATATGAATTAATGAACCGATTTTCAAAAGTAATGTTGGATAGACTGAATGCAACTCGGTTACAATTGGTTGATATATATGGATAA
- a CDS encoding FAD/NAD(P)-binding protein, with protein sequence MQLGYNWLIYMDNDSNSIMAFNRHSPLIPGIFEVKSKSKETHDTWSIVLNNKEPCRVETFNPGQFNMLYAYGTGEIPISISGDCSNQKYIVHTIRDVGKVSHALCNLKSGDQVGVRGPFGTTWPMDQLKGKDVVIIGGGIGLAPIRPVIFHILENRDDYNRVAIAYGARAPEEMLYPTQIMDWRSHLDMQVRVTVDSASPKWHGQVGVVTTLIPRLNFNPDNTAALVCGPEIMIRFAVKELISNGINPDEIWVSMERNMKCGIGLSGHCQMGSMFVCKDGPVFNYMDVERYFRIKEL encoded by the coding sequence ATGCAACTCGGTTACAATTGGTTGATATATATGGATAATGACTCAAATTCGATAATGGCATTCAATCGCCACTCACCTTTAATCCCTGGGATTTTTGAGGTTAAATCAAAAAGTAAAGAAACCCATGACACATGGAGTATTGTCCTAAATAATAAAGAACCCTGCAGAGTTGAGACTTTTAATCCTGGTCAATTCAATATGTTATATGCTTATGGTACTGGAGAGATACCAATATCAATTAGTGGTGATTGTAGTAATCAAAAGTATATAGTCCATACAATTCGTGATGTAGGAAAGGTAAGCCACGCGCTTTGTAATTTAAAGTCCGGAGACCAAGTTGGAGTTCGTGGACCATTTGGAACCACCTGGCCTATGGATCAATTAAAAGGTAAAGATGTTGTCATCATTGGTGGTGGGATTGGATTAGCACCTATACGACCAGTTATTTTTCATATTCTTGAAAATAGAGATGATTATAATCGAGTAGCCATTGCCTACGGAGCAAGAGCTCCGGAAGAAATGTTATATCCAACTCAAATAATGGATTGGCGAAGTCACCTTGATATGCAGGTTCGAGTCACAGTGGATTCTGCATCACCTAAATGGCATGGCCAAGTTGGTGTAGTAACAACATTAATCCCAAGATTGAATTTTAATCCTGACAATACAGCTGCATTAGTTTGCGGACCCGAGATTATGATACGATTCGCCGTAAAAGAGTTGATTAGCAATGGGATTAACCCTGATGAAATTTGGGTGTCAATGGAACGAAATATGAAATGTGGAATCGGATTAAGTGGCCATTGTCAAATGGGATCTATGTTCGTTTGTAAAGATGGTCCTGTATTTAATTACATGGATGTAGAACGATATTTTCGAATCAAGGAGTTATAA
- a CDS encoding oxidoreductase, with amino-acid sequence MSNTKPKLAVWKFASCDGCQLSLLDCEDELLAVAEAVQIAYFPEATREVVEGPYDVSFVEGSVTTPHDEERIKEIREMSGIVITLGACATSGGIQALRNFADVNEFTNIVYAHPEYISTLDTSHPISDYINVDFELRGCPIDKYQLLEVVISLLAGKRPAIPTHSVCMDCKLKLNTCVLVAGNEPCLGPVTQAGCGALCPSYNRGCYGCFGPQDSANTDSMTEVWRHLGVSDDTILQTFRGFNGFIEPFKGASERLEEHKNH; translated from the coding sequence ATGTCTAATACAAAACCTAAACTCGCTGTATGGAAATTTGCTTCTTGTGATGGGTGTCAGTTATCTCTATTAGATTGCGAAGATGAACTTTTAGCGGTTGCGGAAGCTGTTCAAATAGCCTATTTCCCAGAAGCAACTCGAGAGGTTGTGGAAGGACCTTACGACGTATCCTTTGTTGAAGGATCAGTTACAACACCTCATGATGAAGAACGGATTAAAGAAATTCGTGAAATGTCCGGCATTGTTATTACCTTGGGTGCTTGCGCAACATCTGGAGGTATACAAGCATTAAGAAATTTCGCGGATGTAAATGAATTCACCAATATTGTCTATGCGCACCCCGAATATATCAGTACGCTTGATACATCTCACCCAATTTCAGATTATATCAATGTGGATTTTGAACTTAGGGGCTGCCCGATTGATAAATATCAACTTTTAGAAGTAGTGATTTCACTACTTGCAGGTAAGCGACCTGCTATTCCAACACATTCAGTCTGTATGGATTGCAAGTTGAAGCTGAACACATGTGTATTAGTTGCAGGGAATGAACCTTGTCTCGGTCCTGTCACTCAAGCTGGATGCGGCGCACTCTGTCCATCTTACAATCGTGGATGTTACGGTTGTTTCGGCCCACAAGATTCAGCGAATACAGATTCAATGACGGAAGTCTGGCGACACCTGGGTGTTTCAGATGACACCATCCTGCAGACATTTCGGGGATTTAATGGATTTATAGAACCTTTTAAAGGAGCAAGTGAACGCCTTGAAGAACACAAAAACCATTAA